A part of Methanoculleus thermophilus genomic DNA contains:
- a CDS encoding PAS domain S-box protein, translated as MYPCFDELDDAIVIFNQDNTVAQLNLSFQNLFGIRSEAVRNIKADTLVTRHLTQFFKDDESARRVLDAIERREEVLCEIIQMRTARGDLRWFSNSLRVMTGEPYAGMMLARFRDITLEREEMMRSAAGMQTPVRIGPAYTAIGDLVPYGIWICEPDGTALYISPSFLNLVGKTIEECRQSGWVESIPLEDAAAARAAWKHCLDTGTLWDRELRIRDPEGGLHTILSRGAPIQNESGEILLWAGINLDNTARKYAEDLSAVRVAQQAAIAELGQIALADAGPCELMNAVVRMVAGHLGVEYANVLRYLPDEEAFVLEATVGFEVCDVGTRRVEGGTSSQAGYTLLSREPVIVEDLRTETRFSGSALLQNEGIRSGISVIILGDRGPYGVLGAHTRMQRRFTRDDINFVQAAANILAQRLKRRAAEEALKMSEQKFRMIAERSSDLIYTCYHDGGITYMSPSVKRILGYPPEEFIGRRCRDYVNPLSLHAWEEGRKRVARGEQVEGLEVEFRRKDGTAAFIELNISPILEQGRVVGVQAVGRDITERRQYEQLRQQAFLQIERNIEQFAVLGIIFASPSR; from the coding sequence GTGTACCCCTGCTTTGATGAACTGGATGATGCTATCGTAATCTTTAACCAGGACAACACCGTCGCACAGTTGAACCTATCGTTTCAGAACCTCTTCGGCATCAGGAGCGAAGCAGTCCGCAACATAAAGGCCGATACACTCGTTACCCGCCACCTTACGCAATTCTTCAAGGATGATGAATCCGCCCGCAGGGTGCTCGACGCTATCGAGCGCAGGGAGGAGGTGCTGTGTGAGATCATTCAGATGCGGACTGCACGCGGGGACCTGCGCTGGTTCTCCAACTCACTCCGGGTTATGACCGGCGAGCCGTATGCCGGAATGATGCTCGCCCGTTTCCGGGACATCACCCTCGAGCGCGAGGAGATGATGCGGAGCGCGGCAGGCATGCAGACTCCGGTCAGGATCGGGCCGGCTTATACCGCGATCGGGGATCTGGTGCCGTACGGCATCTGGATATGTGAGCCTGACGGGACTGCGCTCTACATCTCCCCCTCATTCCTCAACCTGGTGGGGAAGACTATCGAGGAATGCCGGCAATCCGGGTGGGTGGAGAGCATACCACTTGAGGATGCGGCAGCGGCACGCGCCGCCTGGAAGCACTGCCTGGATACCGGAACACTCTGGGACCGCGAACTCAGGATCCGAGACCCAGAGGGCGGTCTTCACACCATTCTCTCCCGCGGGGCCCCTATCCAGAACGAGAGCGGGGAGATCCTCCTCTGGGCCGGGATCAACCTCGACAACACCGCAAGAAAATACGCCGAAGACCTCTCCGCCGTCCGGGTTGCACAGCAGGCGGCGATCGCGGAACTCGGCCAGATCGCCCTTGCAGACGCAGGACCCTGCGAACTGATGAATGCCGTGGTTCGGATGGTTGCAGGGCACCTAGGGGTCGAGTACGCGAATGTGCTGCGATATCTTCCCGACGAGGAGGCGTTCGTGCTCGAGGCAACGGTAGGATTCGAGGTATGCGACGTCGGTACGAGGAGAGTTGAAGGGGGCACCTCTTCTCAGGCCGGCTACACGCTTCTCTCCCGCGAGCCGGTGATCGTTGAGGATCTCAGGACCGAGACGCGTTTTTCCGGCTCGGCGCTCCTCCAGAACGAAGGTATCAGGAGCGGAATCAGCGTTATCATCCTGGGTGACAGAGGGCCATACGGGGTGCTCGGGGCTCACACGCGGATGCAGCGGAGATTCACCCGGGATGATATCAACTTCGTCCAGGCGGCAGCAAATATTCTGGCACAGAGGCTCAAACGGAGAGCGGCCGAAGAAGCGCTCAAAATGAGTGAGCAGAAGTTCCGCATGATTGCGGAGCGTAGCTCCGATTTAATCTACACCTGCTACCATGATGGCGGGATCACGTATATGTCCCCGTCCGTAAAGCGCATTCTCGGCTACCCTCCCGAAGAGTTCATCGGCCGCAGGTGCCGTGATTATGTCAACCCCTTATCGTTGCATGCCTGGGAAGAAGGGAGGAAGAGAGTCGCCCGGGGCGAGCAGGTCGAGGGGCTCGAGGTCGAGTTCCGCCGCAAAGACGGGACAGCAGCGTTTATTGAACTGAACATCTCTCCAATCCTGGAGCAGGGGAGAGTGGTCGGCGTCCAGGCGGTGGGTAGAGATATCACCGAGCGCAGGCAGTACGAGCAACTCAGACAGCAGGCGTTCCTGCAGATCGAGCGGAACATCGAGCAGTTCGCCGTCCTCGGCATCATATTCGCCAGCCCCTCCAGGTGA
- the thiM gene encoding hydroxyethylthiazole kinase, protein MSGTIPAGLLAAVREKRPLVHHITNSVTINDCANITICIGAAPVMAEAPEEVAEMVAAAGALVLNIGTLSAEQVEAMLIAGRRANELGIPVVLDPVGAGATRFRTETARRLLDALDIAVLKGNAGEIGVLAGAGGSVRGVDSCGVAGDLVEAAVECARTTGTVVAMTGEIDVVTDGKRVFLVRNGDPAMDRLSGTGCMAASVTGAFAAVADDYAVSSASALAALGRAGERAAAGARGPYSFRTAFFDELAGLSLDDLSRHARIEER, encoded by the coding sequence ATGAGCGGTACAATCCCCGCTGGCCTGCTCGCCGCCGTGCGGGAAAAACGGCCGCTCGTCCACCACATCACAAACAGCGTCACGATCAACGACTGCGCAAACATCACGATCTGCATCGGGGCCGCTCCGGTTATGGCCGAGGCGCCTGAGGAGGTCGCCGAGATGGTTGCTGCCGCCGGAGCTCTCGTCTTAAACATCGGAACACTCTCCGCTGAGCAGGTCGAGGCCATGCTGATTGCCGGACGCCGGGCAAACGAACTCGGGATCCCGGTCGTCCTCGACCCTGTCGGTGCTGGGGCGACCCGGTTCAGGACAGAGACCGCCCGACGGCTCCTCGATGCACTCGATATCGCCGTTCTGAAAGGGAACGCCGGGGAGATCGGGGTCCTCGCCGGAGCCGGCGGGAGCGTCCGGGGAGTCGATTCCTGCGGGGTCGCGGGGGACCTCGTCGAGGCGGCAGTAGAGTGCGCCCGGACGACCGGGACCGTGGTGGCGATGACGGGAGAGATTGATGTCGTCACCGATGGCAAACGAGTCTTCCTGGTCAGAAACGGCGATCCGGCAATGGACCGGCTATCCGGAACAGGGTGCATGGCGGCATCGGTCACCGGGGCGTTCGCCGCCGTCGCCGACGACTACGCGGTCTCGTCGGCCTCGGCACTCGCGGCGCTTGGCCGTGCCGGGGAGCGGGCTGCGGCCGGGGCGCGTGGTCCTTACTCGTTCCGGACGGCGTTCTTCGACGAACTTGCCGGTCTCTCGCTCGATGATCTCTCCAGGCACGCACGGATCGAGGAGCGGTAA
- the thiE gene encoding thiamine phosphate synthase, giving the protein MVYDLYVITDEKIGNGRSHTELARQAVAGGADVIQLRDKNLSGRDLLDTAVAIRDITQDTGALFIVNDRLDVALAAGADGVHLGESDLPIRYARRLAPPGFIIGASVSSVATAVRAWEEGADYVALSPTFATGSKDDAGPGHGLSTLAAVRAAVPLPLIAIGGINAGNVAEVIAAGADGVAVISAVVGEDDVTAAARDLRDRIATAKARVR; this is encoded by the coding sequence ATGGTATACGACCTCTACGTGATCACCGACGAGAAGATAGGAAACGGGCGCTCCCACACAGAACTTGCCCGACAAGCGGTCGCCGGCGGCGCGGATGTGATCCAGTTACGCGATAAAAATCTCTCCGGCCGTGACCTCCTCGACACAGCCGTTGCGATCCGCGATATCACCCAAGATACGGGAGCGCTCTTTATCGTGAACGACCGCCTGGACGTGGCTCTCGCCGCCGGCGCGGACGGGGTCCACCTCGGGGAGAGCGATCTCCCAATCAGGTATGCTCGGCGGCTTGCCCCGCCGGGATTCATCATCGGTGCCTCGGTCAGCTCCGTCGCGACAGCAGTCCGGGCATGGGAAGAGGGGGCAGACTACGTGGCGCTCAGTCCAACGTTTGCGACCGGATCGAAGGACGACGCCGGACCGGGGCACGGACTTTCGACACTTGCGGCGGTCCGGGCCGCGGTTCCCCTCCCCCTCATTGCGATCGGCGGGATCAACGCCGGAAACGTCGCCGAGGTCATCGCCGCGGGGGCGGACGGGGTTGCGGTGATATCGGCGGTCGTCGGAGAGGACGACGTCACCGCCGCCGCACGCGACCTCCGTGACCGGATCGCAACGGCGAAGGCAAGGGTGCGGTAG
- a CDS encoding nuclear transport factor 2 family protein: MNDLLPVLLDLEKQAWKAADLRDVAFYRDYLAPEALVVSPWGILDREGLLRDLAENPNEFPKYAIADPKVVPLGEGSAVLVYTVSFGEQRLFVSSVYVQDRGRWKAAFHQRTPAL, from the coding sequence ATGAACGATCTCTTACCTGTTCTGCTGGATCTCGAGAAGCAAGCCTGGAAAGCTGCCGATCTCCGGGATGTGGCGTTTTACCGCGATTATCTCGCCCCGGAGGCCCTTGTCGTCAGCCCCTGGGGCATCCTGGATCGGGAGGGGCTTCTCCGCGACCTCGCAGAGAACCCAAACGAATTCCCGAAGTACGCCATCGCGGACCCAAAAGTCGTGCCTCTCGGGGAGGGGAGCGCCGTCCTCGTCTACACCGTCTCCTTTGGGGAGCAGAGGCTCTTCGTATCGTCCGTCTATGTCCAGGATCGGGGCCGGTGGAAGGCGGCCTTCCACCAGCGGACGCCCGCACTTTAA